Proteins from one Bradyrhizobium roseum genomic window:
- a CDS encoding AraC family transcriptional regulator — protein sequence MEAAVEVQKRVLPHPALRGIVRSFGERRGFLPSPGLSWPLPPRPHQIIDIVLKEPFRVRIDGGLAQASPDMAVVGPQGSRRIQLHASGEIHLFNILFQPAGLNRLVGVDMSSLINEGIPASDVLGYRAKWLGDAVRSAVDFPSRVAAAERWFGAMLEGCAALDGIDHASRVLLKTAGRARIEPLAARAGLSARQFQRRFRTEIGLSPKHYARTVRFDAALVAHLAAPGRPWTDILHQAGYFDQAHFIRECHALAGVPPSHLIGDWNNVIVPGHDLAANSAGWKSRGPR from the coding sequence TTGGAGGCCGCGGTGGAAGTTCAGAAGCGAGTTCTGCCACATCCGGCGCTTCGCGGCATCGTTCGCTCGTTTGGCGAACGCCGCGGATTTCTGCCTTCGCCCGGCCTGTCCTGGCCGCTTCCGCCGCGACCTCACCAGATCATCGACATCGTCCTGAAGGAGCCTTTCAGGGTCAGGATCGACGGCGGTCTCGCGCAGGCCTCGCCGGACATGGCGGTGGTCGGGCCGCAGGGCTCGCGTCGCATTCAGCTCCATGCCTCCGGCGAAATCCATCTGTTCAATATCCTGTTTCAGCCGGCGGGCCTCAATCGGTTGGTCGGCGTGGACATGAGCAGCCTGATCAACGAAGGGATTCCGGCGTCCGATGTCCTGGGCTACCGCGCCAAGTGGCTGGGCGATGCCGTCCGTTCGGCGGTTGACTTTCCATCGCGTGTCGCCGCCGCTGAACGATGGTTTGGCGCTATGCTGGAAGGATGCGCGGCGCTGGACGGCATCGACCATGCCTCGCGCGTGCTTTTGAAAACAGCAGGAAGGGCGCGGATCGAACCGCTTGCCGCGCGGGCGGGGCTGAGCGCCCGGCAATTCCAGCGTCGCTTCAGGACCGAGATAGGCTTGTCACCCAAGCACTACGCGAGGACCGTTCGTTTCGACGCGGCGCTGGTGGCTCATCTTGCCGCGCCGGGACGGCCGTGGACCGACATTCTTCACCAGGCCGGCTATTTTGATCAGGCACATTTCATTCGCGAGTGCCATGCGCTGGCCGGTGTGCCGCCCAGTCATCTGATCGGCGACTGGAACAACGTGATCGTGCCAGGTCACGACCTGGCCGCCAACAGCGCAGGCTGGAAGTCGCGCGGCCCACGATGA
- the yidD gene encoding membrane protein insertion efficiency factor YidD, whose protein sequence is MAPTDPFPHKPCTECASAARRLPRNAGRALIWIYRHTLSPLVGYNCRHLPTCSVYGDEAIERFGLWGGGWMTLARILRCQPWGTSGIDNVPATRPPGARWYLPWRYGRWRGVNG, encoded by the coding sequence ATGGCACCCACCGATCCGTTTCCTCACAAACCATGCACGGAGTGTGCCAGCGCGGCCCGCCGCCTGCCGCGCAATGCCGGGCGCGCGCTGATCTGGATCTACCGACACACGCTCTCGCCGCTGGTCGGCTACAACTGCCGGCATCTTCCGACCTGTTCGGTGTATGGCGACGAAGCGATCGAACGGTTTGGGTTGTGGGGCGGCGGCTGGATGACGCTGGCGCGGATACTGCGCTGCCAGCCCTGGGGCACGTCCGGCATCGACAACGTTCCGGCGACCAGGCCGCCGGGCGCGCGGTGGTATCTGCCGTGGCGCTACGGACGGTGGCGCGGCGTCAACGGCTGA
- a CDS encoding alpha/beta hydrolase — MVGAIPKFLTDDRAVRAMSPAVPRRALKRRHWLTMAALCAPLSIVLIQWSKAPSADMLAANSDGAISLTSKSKAPADRTSIDIFENRFPTLQFADRFPTANESLPLVQRQVALAPHPPRNMRTEPVRVASLTPTLTLPRAEREDLTTLVAMKSSAFPYSGANPRSEEPFLNITKGDRKGHRSISGRVYWQDETYNDNRVLLHVPETFDVKKPGVIVVFFHGNGATLERDVRDRQMVPQQISDSGVNAVLLAPQLAVNAADSSAGKFWQPGGFKRFIDESASHLARLYGDPKSAPTFASLPIVIVGYSGGFLPTAWSLEVGGVPNRISGVFLLDAVYGELDKFASWIEKNRTGFFISSYTRHTKRHDQELMQMLRDRGISVTETMDEPLKPGSVVFVQTPDGVSHRDYVTQAWTEHPIKDVLVRMAATPALTRIASGPAANR; from the coding sequence ATGGTCGGAGCGATTCCGAAATTCCTGACAGATGATCGCGCCGTGCGCGCGATGTCACCGGCCGTGCCGCGTCGCGCCTTGAAGCGACGGCACTGGCTGACGATGGCCGCGCTATGCGCGCCGCTATCCATTGTGCTCATCCAGTGGAGCAAGGCGCCGAGCGCCGACATGCTGGCGGCGAATTCGGACGGCGCCATATCCCTGACCAGCAAGTCCAAGGCTCCGGCCGACCGGACTTCAATCGACATATTCGAAAATCGTTTCCCCACGCTGCAATTCGCCGACCGTTTTCCGACCGCGAACGAAAGCCTGCCGCTGGTCCAGCGCCAGGTCGCGCTGGCGCCGCACCCGCCACGCAATATGCGTACCGAGCCTGTGAGGGTCGCCTCGCTGACGCCGACGCTCACCTTGCCGCGCGCGGAGCGCGAGGACCTGACCACGCTGGTCGCGATGAAATCCTCGGCATTTCCCTATTCCGGCGCCAATCCGCGTTCCGAAGAGCCCTTCCTCAACATCACCAAGGGCGATCGCAAGGGCCACCGCAGCATCAGTGGCCGCGTCTACTGGCAGGACGAGACCTACAACGATAACCGTGTGCTGCTGCATGTCCCGGAAACCTTCGACGTCAAGAAGCCCGGCGTGATCGTGGTGTTCTTCCACGGCAACGGCGCGACCCTGGAGCGCGACGTCCGTGACCGGCAAATGGTGCCGCAGCAGATTTCGGATTCCGGCGTCAACGCCGTGCTGCTCGCGCCGCAGCTCGCGGTGAACGCCGCCGATTCATCGGCCGGCAAATTCTGGCAGCCGGGCGGCTTCAAACGCTTCATCGACGAGTCGGCGAGCCACCTCGCCCGCCTCTACGGCGACCCGAAATCGGCGCCAACCTTCGCCAGCCTGCCGATCGTGATCGTCGGCTATAGCGGCGGCTTCCTGCCGACCGCCTGGAGCCTCGAGGTGGGCGGCGTCCCCAACCGTATCAGCGGCGTGTTCCTGCTCGACGCGGTCTATGGCGAACTCGACAAGTTCGCGTCCTGGATCGAGAAGAACCGCACCGGCTTCTTCATCTCTTCCTACACCCGCCACACCAAGCGGCACGACCAGGAACTGATGCAGATGCTCCGCGACCGCGGTATCTCGGTCACCGAGACCATGGACGAACCGCTAAAGCCCGGCAGCGTGGTGTTCGTGCAGACGCCCGATGGCGTCTCCCACCGCGATTACGTCACGCAGGCCTGGACCGAGCATCCCATCAAGGACGTGCTGGTCAGGATGGCGGCAACGCCGGCGCTGACGAGAATTGCCAGCGGGCCGGCAGCGAACCGGTAA
- a CDS encoding APC family permease, with protein MAASETVSPAVPDAHSGSGSTVSVLVAVAIVVADMVGVGVFTSLGFQVKDIPSGFSILLLWTIGGIVALCGVFSYGELGAMFPRSSGEYNFLGRAYHPAFGFVAGWVSATVGFAAPVALAAMAFGEYGKSVAPEASPLALAIGVVWLVSLVQLTGVKHSSNFQLIATILKVLLIVAFLVCGFAIGTAQPVSFAPSASDFTHIVSAPFAISLVFVMYSFSGWNAATYIIGEVRLPERNVPRAMLIGTLIVLVLYVALNAVFLHAAPIDKLAGQLDVARISGSYIFGEFGGRIVGAMICFGLISSISAMMWIGPRVMMTMGEDMPVLRAFARKSSGGAPAYAILFQLTVASLLLFTRSFEAVLEFIQFSLLFCSFFTVLAVIKLRITRPDLPRPYRAWGYPVTPVVFLIVTGFMMYHLLSEQPLRSFLSLLIMFSGLLIYAVFRKRADPVPAIAARRE; from the coding sequence ATGGCGGCATCAGAAACGGTTAGCCCGGCGGTGCCGGACGCGCACTCCGGCAGCGGCTCCACTGTTTCTGTTCTGGTGGCGGTAGCCATCGTCGTTGCCGACATGGTCGGCGTCGGCGTCTTCACCAGCCTCGGCTTTCAGGTCAAGGACATCCCCTCCGGCTTTTCGATCCTGCTGCTGTGGACGATCGGCGGAATCGTCGCGTTGTGCGGGGTGTTTTCCTACGGCGAGCTTGGCGCGATGTTTCCGCGCTCGAGCGGCGAATACAACTTTCTCGGCCGGGCCTATCACCCGGCTTTCGGCTTCGTGGCGGGCTGGGTATCGGCGACCGTGGGCTTCGCCGCACCCGTCGCGCTGGCCGCCATGGCGTTCGGCGAGTACGGCAAGTCGGTCGCACCGGAGGCATCGCCGCTGGCGCTTGCGATCGGCGTGGTCTGGCTGGTGTCGCTGGTGCAACTCACCGGCGTGAAGCACTCCTCGAACTTTCAGTTGATCGCGACCATCCTGAAAGTGTTGCTGATCGTGGCGTTCCTGGTCTGCGGCTTTGCGATCGGTACGGCACAGCCGGTGTCGTTTGCGCCTTCGGCCTCCGACTTCACCCATATCGTCAGCGCGCCGTTCGCGATCAGCCTGGTCTTCGTGATGTATTCGTTCTCGGGCTGGAACGCGGCGACCTACATCATCGGCGAGGTGAGGTTGCCCGAGCGCAACGTGCCGCGGGCGATGCTGATCGGAACGCTGATCGTGCTGGTGCTCTATGTCGCGTTGAATGCCGTGTTCCTGCATGCCGCGCCGATCGACAAGCTCGCCGGCCAGCTCGATGTCGCCCGGATTTCCGGCAGCTACATCTTCGGCGAGTTCGGCGGCCGCATCGTCGGCGCAATGATCTGCTTTGGGCTGATATCCTCGATCAGCGCGATGATGTGGATCGGGCCGCGCGTCATGATGACGATGGGCGAGGACATGCCGGTGCTGCGGGCGTTTGCACGCAAATCCAGCGGCGGTGCGCCGGCCTACGCCATCCTGTTCCAGCTTACGGTCGCGAGCCTGCTGCTGTTCACGCGCAGTTTCGAGGCTGTCCTCGAATTCATTCAGTTCTCCTTGCTGTTTTGTTCGTTTTTTACCGTGCTCGCGGTCATCAAGCTGCGGATCACGCGTCCCGACCTGCCGCGGCCTTACCGCGCCTGGGGCTATCCGGTCACGCCGGTGGTTTTCCTGATCGTGACCGGCTTCATGATGTACCATCTGTTGAGCGAACAGCCGTTGCGCTCGTTCCTCAGTCTCTTGATCATGTTTTCGGGCCTGTTGATCTACGCCGTTTTCCGCAAGCGGGCAGATCCGGTCCCCGCCATCGCTGCGAGGCGCGAATGA
- a CDS encoding COG3904 family protein, whose protein sequence is MRFVRSLKFRGWALLGATAVCLALPGAVTTLGNSAHAGGTLEERKQPMHFKWNACQPDCRGWVSAVGIVTSDSPREFEEFARDKQLAGATIVLDSSGGSVNDSIILGRKFRSLGALTTVGATVRTQTAQGERASVTPEAYCESMCVFLLLSGKTRYVPPVAHVRVHQIWMGDRADDAKAASYSAQDLMIVQRDIGRLTKYTFDMGGSGDLLSLALSVPPWEDLHEMSRAELRLANLVTTEVAADVFPSDNAALPMAEAKPAKPQDRFVSSAVGGDAPAQAGKSTKTAEAAVPTGGSVTAPIQPQK, encoded by the coding sequence TTGAGGTTTGTGAGGTCGCTGAAATTTCGCGGCTGGGCGCTCCTCGGCGCCACTGCCGTCTGTCTCGCATTGCCGGGCGCGGTCACGACGCTCGGCAACTCGGCGCACGCCGGCGGCACCCTTGAAGAACGCAAGCAGCCGATGCATTTCAAGTGGAATGCGTGCCAGCCCGATTGCAGGGGCTGGGTCTCGGCAGTCGGCATCGTCACATCGGACAGTCCGCGCGAATTCGAGGAATTCGCCAGGGATAAACAGCTTGCCGGCGCGACCATCGTGCTGGATTCCAGCGGCGGCTCGGTCAATGACTCCATCATACTTGGGCGAAAATTTCGCAGCCTCGGCGCGCTGACCACCGTCGGCGCCACCGTGCGCACGCAGACCGCGCAAGGTGAGCGCGCGAGCGTGACGCCGGAGGCCTATTGCGAGTCGATGTGCGTGTTCCTGCTGCTGTCGGGCAAGACGCGTTACGTGCCGCCCGTGGCGCATGTCCGCGTGCACCAGATCTGGATGGGCGACCGCGCCGATGACGCTAAAGCGGCAAGCTATTCTGCGCAGGATCTGATGATCGTCCAGCGCGACATCGGGCGACTCACCAAATACACTTTCGACATGGGTGGCAGCGGCGACCTGCTGTCGCTCGCGCTCAGCGTGCCGCCTTGGGAAGATCTGCACGAGATGTCGCGCGCTGAACTGCGGCTGGCCAATCTGGTCACGACCGAAGTCGCCGCGGACGTATTCCCGAGCGACAATGCTGCGTTGCCGATGGCGGAAGCAAAGCCCGCCAAGCCGCAGGACCGCTTCGTCAGCTCGGCCGTTGGCGGTGACGCGCCGGCACAAGCGGGCAAGTCCACCAAGACCGCCGAAGCCGCGGTTCCAACCGGTGGCTCTGTGACGGCGCCGATCCAGCCGCAGAAGTAA
- a CDS encoding iron-sulfur cluster assembly scaffold protein — protein MLNDIYNKRIIELAGNIPRLGRLPDPHASATAHSKLCGSTVKVDLKMDGPVVTDFAHDVKACALGQASSSIMASHVVGATAAELRELRETVRKMLKENGSPPQGKWADVALLEPVRDYKARHASTMLTFDAVVDAIGQIEAKAKQTAKA, from the coding sequence ATGCTGAATGACATCTACAACAAGCGGATCATCGAACTGGCGGGCAACATCCCCCGCCTCGGCCGCCTTCCCGACCCCCATGCCAGCGCCACGGCCCACTCCAAACTGTGCGGATCTACCGTCAAAGTCGACCTCAAGATGGACGGACCGGTCGTGACCGACTTCGCTCATGACGTGAAGGCCTGCGCGCTGGGCCAGGCCTCCTCCTCGATCATGGCCAGCCACGTGGTTGGCGCGACGGCCGCCGAGTTACGTGAATTGCGAGAAACCGTCCGCAAGATGCTGAAGGAAAACGGCAGTCCGCCGCAGGGCAAGTGGGCCGACGTCGCCCTGCTCGAGCCGGTACGCGACTACAAGGCCCGCCACGCCTCGACCATGCTGACCTTCGACGCCGTGGTGGATGCCATCGGCCAGATTGAGGCGAAGGCGAAGCAGACGGCAAAGGCGTAG
- the folE gene encoding GTP cyclohydrolase I FolE gives MDALIKSIRPNKTSDLRPSEVKSPDIALENRPAELDPAEFLAAAVRPDLPRPSRAEAEQAVHVLLSYIGENTGREGLLDTPRRVVEAFDELYQGYHQCPAEVLDRTFGETAGYDDFVLIRDIEFTSQCEHHMMPFYGKAHIAYTPVERVVGLSKLARLTDIFARRLQTQEHLTAQIAAAIDEVLKPRGVAVLIEAEHTCMSVRGVAKHGATTFTSRFTGVFRDNPSEQQRFMSLVRGPSR, from the coding sequence ATGGACGCATTGATCAAATCCATCCGCCCAAACAAGACTTCCGACCTGAGGCCTTCCGAAGTGAAATCGCCCGATATAGCCTTGGAAAACCGTCCGGCCGAGCTCGATCCGGCCGAATTCTTGGCGGCTGCGGTCCGCCCCGACCTGCCTCGCCCGTCGCGCGCGGAGGCCGAACAGGCCGTCCACGTCCTGCTCAGTTATATCGGCGAGAACACCGGCCGCGAAGGTTTGCTGGACACGCCGCGCCGCGTGGTCGAAGCCTTTGACGAGCTCTATCAGGGCTATCACCAGTGCCCGGCCGAGGTGCTCGACCGCACCTTTGGCGAAACCGCCGGTTATGACGATTTCGTCCTGATCCGCGACATCGAATTTACCTCGCAATGCGAGCACCACATGATGCCGTTCTACGGCAAGGCGCATATCGCCTATACGCCGGTCGAGCGCGTGGTGGGATTGTCCAAGCTGGCGCGGCTCACCGATATCTTCGCCCGCCGCCTGCAGACCCAGGAGCATCTGACCGCGCAGATCGCAGCCGCGATCGACGAGGTCTTGAAACCCCGCGGCGTAGCCGTGCTGATCGAGGCCGAGCATACCTGCATGTCGGTGCGCGGCGTCGCCAAACATGGCGCGACCACGTTCACCAGCCGCTTCACCGGCGTGTTCCGCGACAATCCGTCGGAGCAGCAGCGTTTCATGTCCCTGGTGCGAGGACCGAGCCGGTAA
- a CDS encoding amidase, translating into MHQFLNRRSFLAAAGAAAVVAAGAGKSSAVAQRNAASASDGLAYRSVAELRGLLDSYKISATELLDQAIKRIEVQDARINAMVVRDFERARLSAAAADRALAQGERKPLLGIPVSVKESFNVGGLPTTWGLPMGRDWRAAEDAVAVARLKAAGAVVVGKTNLAIAIADWQSYNTIYNATNNPWDPARTPGGSSGGSAAALAAGYVALELGSDVSGSIRVPAHFCGVFGHKPTSDLVPQRGHAPPRALPLQTDLTSGLGVCGPMARTADDLAMALDVLAGPDENQATAYRLWLPAARHADLRSYRVLVIDGHPLLPVASAVRTALDQLAGRLTKAGATVARSSALLPDLAESARLHTRLVRNVVNFGRPPEYFQRMREAAAALSRDDDSLKAWRIRAPLLTHHEWMAGEIARARLRQQWSMLFSQFDVVLCPPHAVVAFPHDHLDDMEERSLNIDGAAHPYLSQIVWATLATPPGLPATVMPIGRSREGLPIGVQIIGSYLEDRTTIAFAGLMEREFGGFLPPPLQR; encoded by the coding sequence ATGCACCAATTCCTGAACAGACGTTCGTTTCTGGCGGCGGCCGGTGCCGCAGCTGTCGTGGCGGCAGGTGCGGGGAAAAGTTCGGCTGTAGCCCAGCGCAACGCGGCTTCCGCCAGTGATGGCCTTGCGTATCGCAGTGTCGCCGAGTTGCGCGGCCTGCTCGACAGCTACAAAATATCCGCGACCGAATTGCTGGATCAGGCGATCAAGCGGATCGAGGTGCAAGATGCACGCATCAATGCCATGGTCGTGCGCGACTTTGAGCGGGCGCGGTTGTCGGCTGCTGCTGCGGACCGGGCGCTGGCACAAGGCGAGCGCAAGCCGCTGCTCGGCATTCCCGTCAGCGTCAAGGAATCCTTCAACGTTGGCGGGCTACCGACGACGTGGGGACTTCCCATGGGGCGCGACTGGCGCGCTGCGGAAGACGCGGTTGCGGTCGCGCGCCTGAAGGCCGCGGGTGCGGTCGTCGTCGGCAAGACCAATCTCGCGATCGCCATCGCCGACTGGCAGAGCTACAACACCATCTACAATGCGACCAATAACCCCTGGGATCCGGCGCGAACGCCGGGCGGCTCGTCAGGCGGATCGGCCGCCGCGCTGGCCGCGGGTTATGTTGCTTTGGAGTTGGGCTCGGACGTCAGCGGCTCGATCCGCGTGCCGGCGCATTTTTGCGGTGTGTTCGGCCACAAGCCGACATCAGATCTGGTGCCGCAACGCGGCCACGCGCCGCCGCGCGCACTGCCACTGCAGACCGATCTCACGAGCGGACTTGGCGTCTGCGGCCCGATGGCGCGCACCGCTGACGATCTTGCAATGGCGCTCGACGTCCTGGCAGGTCCCGACGAAAATCAGGCGACCGCCTATCGGCTGTGGCTACCGGCCGCGCGCCATGCCGATCTGCGCAGCTATCGCGTGCTCGTCATCGACGGCCACCCGTTGCTGCCGGTGGCATCGGCCGTTCGCACGGCGCTGGATCAGCTTGCAGGCCGTCTGACTAAAGCGGGTGCGACAGTAGCGCGATCGAGCGCGTTACTTCCTGATCTTGCCGAGTCGGCGAGGCTGCACACCAGACTTGTGCGCAACGTCGTGAACTTCGGCCGGCCTCCCGAATATTTCCAGAGGATGCGCGAAGCGGCCGCAGCGCTGTCGCGCGACGATGACAGTCTGAAGGCATGGCGAATCCGGGCGCCGCTGCTGACGCATCACGAATGGATGGCGGGCGAAATCGCGCGCGCGCGGTTGCGTCAGCAATGGAGCATGTTGTTCAGCCAGTTCGACGTCGTGCTCTGCCCACCTCATGCGGTGGTCGCGTTTCCGCACGATCACCTCGACGACATGGAGGAGCGCAGCCTCAACATCGACGGCGCCGCGCATCCCTATCTGTCCCAGATCGTGTGGGCGACGCTGGCGACGCCGCCCGGTTTGCCTGCAACGGTGATGCCGATCGGCCGCTCACGCGAGGGCCTTCCGATCGGCGTGCAGATCATCGGATCGTACCTGGAAGACCGGACGACAATTGCGTTTGCGGGACTGATGGAGCGCGAGTTCGGTGGCTTCTTGCCTCCGCCTCTCCAGCGGTAA
- a CDS encoding transglycosylase SLT domain-containing protein, with the protein MAVDTTSATAAAGVDPARARIAGSIRQAASTTGASFEYLLATAKMESNFNPKAAASTSSARGLFQFIDQTWLGTVKEAGAHLGYGKYADAITKNPSGSYSVSDPDARAAIMKLRDDPEAASSMAAVLTQSNSFKLTGKIGRRPTDAELYMAHFMGVGGAGKLIQSAEDNPNASAAQMFPNAAAANQSIFYDRAGQARSVSQVYSVLNTRYEAAANSPVTRTAMAAAGGDLPRRVTVASATPAATAIDNAAYLSSFPVQRNVTPVAASSQTASVASEPVFRSLFQAGERPQPISPAVQELWGSNSSLTSVAPANSVAPTPSAATSTTLSGHKPEVRAPGRLDLFSDRFGTFSG; encoded by the coding sequence ATGGCGGTCGACACAACAAGCGCCACGGCTGCGGCAGGTGTCGATCCCGCGCGCGCGCGGATCGCGGGCTCGATCAGGCAGGCCGCATCGACCACCGGCGCGAGCTTCGAATATCTGCTCGCCACCGCCAAGATGGAATCCAACTTCAATCCGAAGGCCGCCGCCAGCACCTCGTCGGCGCGGGGGCTGTTTCAGTTCATCGACCAGACCTGGCTCGGCACGGTGAAGGAAGCGGGCGCCCATCTCGGCTATGGCAAATATGCCGACGCCATCACCAAAAATCCTTCCGGCAGCTATTCGGTCAGCGACCCCGACGCACGCGCGGCGATCATGAAATTGCGCGACGATCCGGAGGCCGCCTCGTCGATGGCGGCGGTCTTGACCCAGTCCAACAGTTTCAAGCTGACCGGCAAGATCGGCCGCCGCCCGACCGATGCCGAACTCTATATGGCGCATTTCATGGGCGTCGGCGGCGCCGGCAAGCTGATCCAGAGCGCCGAGGACAATCCGAACGCGTCGGCCGCGCAGATGTTTCCGAACGCTGCGGCGGCCAACCAGTCGATCTTCTATGATCGCGCGGGACAGGCGCGGAGCGTCTCGCAGGTTTATTCGGTGCTGAACACCCGGTACGAAGCCGCTGCCAACTCGCCGGTGACGCGCACCGCGATGGCGGCTGCCGGCGGCGATCTGCCAAGGCGCGTTACGGTCGCGAGCGCGACGCCGGCGGCGACGGCGATCGACAACGCCGCCTATCTCTCGAGCTTTCCGGTTCAGCGCAACGTGACGCCGGTTGCGGCATCGTCGCAAACCGCCTCGGTTGCGTCCGAGCCGGTGTTCCGCTCGCTGTTCCAGGCCGGCGAACGCCCGCAGCCGATTTCGCCGGCGGTGCAGGAATTGTGGGGCAGCAATTCGTCGCTGACCTCGGTTGCGCCGGCAAATTCGGTTGCGCCAACGCCTAGTGCTGCGACAAGCACGACATTGTCGGGACACAAGCCCGAGGTCCGCGCACCCGGCCGGCTTGATCTTTTTAGTGACCGCTTCGGCACGTTCAGCGGCTAA
- a CDS encoding DUF2336 domain-containing protein, producing the protein MIVRQFISWIRTAPAGERAEATRALARAWLISDLTEDDRIAAEGALLMLLDDPSPLVRLAMAEVFSRSPDAPATIVRALASDQPSIALPILEHSPLLIDADLVDIVATGTSDTQCAIARRINLPSSVSAAIAEVGSAAAALELIENAYAELAPFSWDRIVERHGHLAAIREAMLVLEGLPAATRAALVAKLSSTLAQFAAARNWLSPERAGRLAEESRERSTISIAARSRGEDMQGLVQHLLATGQLNAGLILRALLSGNIELFEAALAQLASLPLARVTALVHDRGAAGLRALLVRAGLPESTFAAFVVALEASCETGYVDTAGGAERLRRRMVERVLTHCETDGKSAEPLLILLRRFATESAREEARMFCEELVADEAHVPPIRDLIAA; encoded by the coding sequence ATGATTGTTCGGCAGTTCATCAGTTGGATTCGTACCGCTCCGGCAGGCGAGCGGGCAGAGGCGACGCGGGCGTTGGCGCGGGCCTGGTTGATTTCAGACCTTACCGAGGACGATCGCATCGCCGCCGAAGGCGCGTTGCTGATGCTGCTCGATGATCCGTCGCCGCTGGTTCGGCTGGCGATGGCGGAAGTATTTTCGCGAAGCCCTGACGCGCCGGCCACGATCGTACGGGCGCTTGCTTCCGACCAGCCGTCGATCGCGCTGCCGATCCTCGAACACTCGCCGCTTTTGATCGACGCCGACCTCGTCGATATCGTTGCGACCGGCACCAGCGATACGCAATGCGCCATCGCCCGCCGCATCAATCTGCCGTCGTCGGTCTCCGCCGCGATTGCCGAAGTCGGTTCGGCGGCAGCCGCGCTCGAACTGATCGAAAATGCGTACGCCGAACTTGCGCCATTTTCCTGGGACCGTATCGTCGAACGGCATGGCCATCTCGCTGCCATCCGTGAAGCGATGCTGGTGCTCGAGGGCCTGCCGGCCGCCACCCGCGCCGCGCTGGTCGCGAAACTGTCGAGCACGCTGGCGCAGTTCGCTGCCGCCCGCAACTGGCTGAGCCCCGAACGGGCCGGGCGGCTGGCGGAAGAGTCCCGTGAGCGTTCCACCATCAGCATTGCGGCCCGCTCGCGCGGCGAGGACATGCAGGGTCTGGTGCAGCATCTGCTCGCCACGGGACAACTCAACGCCGGCCTGATCCTGCGCGCGCTGTTGTCGGGCAACATCGAACTGTTCGAGGCCGCGCTGGCTCAACTGGCCAGCCTGCCGCTGGCGCGCGTCACCGCGCTGGTGCATGACCGCGGCGCCGCCGGCCTGCGGGCGCTGCTGGTCCGTGCCGGCCTGCCGGAATCGACCTTCGCCGCGTTCGTCGTCGCGCTCGAGGCAAGCTGCGAGACCGGCTATGTCGATACCGCCGGTGGCGCGGAGCGACTGCGCCGCCGCATGGTCGAGCGCGTTCTGACTCATTGCGAAACCGACGGCAAATCCGCCGAGCCGCTCTTGATCCTGCTGCGGCGTTTTGCGACCGAGTCCGCGCGCGAGGAAGCCCGGATGTTCTGCGAGGAACTGGTCGCCGACGAAGCGCACGTGCCGCCGATACGCGACCTGATCGCAGCGTAA
- the hisI gene encoding phosphoribosyl-AMP cyclohydrolase encodes MSASKHDHDREEGLAFQPKFDASGLVTCVATDAATGDVLMVAHMNDEALRKTIESGEAWYFSRSRNALWRKGETSGHTQRVIEMRLDCDQDAIWIRVEQQGAACHTGRRSCFYRKVDAAAGDTRLSFVDADKHFDPAKVYSE; translated from the coding sequence GTGTCGGCTTCAAAACATGATCACGACCGCGAAGAGGGGCTGGCCTTCCAGCCCAAATTCGACGCGTCCGGGTTAGTGACCTGCGTCGCGACCGATGCCGCGACCGGCGACGTGCTGATGGTCGCGCACATGAACGACGAGGCGCTGCGCAAGACGATCGAAAGCGGCGAGGCCTGGTACTTCAGCCGCTCGCGCAACGCGTTGTGGCGAAAGGGCGAGACATCCGGTCACACCCAGCGCGTGATCGAGATGCGCCTGGATTGCGATCAGGATGCAATCTGGATTCGCGTCGAGCAGCAGGGCGCGGCCTGCCACACCGGGCGGCGCTCCTGTTTCTACCGCAAGGTCGATGCGGCCGCTGGCGACACGCGGCTGTCATTCGTGGACGCCGACAAGCATTTCGATCCGGCCAAAGTATATTCGGAATAA